Genomic DNA from Haloplanus aerogenes:
GGGACGTCGTCCCTCTCTGCCCGAGGCGTCTCCGACGCCTCGCTGTCGCCGGACCGTGTCCGGCTTCCGGCGGTGCGTCGCACCTCCTCGTCCGGGGACCGTCGATCCTCGATCAGGTCGTACGCGCCGGGCTTGCTCAGCCGAACGCCCAGTACGACGGCGAGCGTCGCCATCGGCCATCCGGCGTTGGGTGAGGCGGGTCGGCGAGCGAGCGGACGGGCGCGGCGGAGGGCGTCGGGCCGCCCCGCGGCGACGGCCAGCAAGCCAGCGCTCGTGCGTGCGGGAATCCACATTACCACGTCGTCGAGGCGGGCGGGCGCCCAGCCCATCGGCACCGAGCGGTAGCCGAAGGTGGAGTCGAGGGTGTTGACGGCCTTGATCCACGCCGCGGCGCCCGCGGCCGCCGGGAGCGAGAGCGGCGCGAGGAGGGCGAAGCCCGCGAGTGGGGCGACGAGGCCGTCGCTCAGGTTCTCTGCGGCGCTCTCGACGGCGGCGCTGCGCACCTCGCCCGCGGAGAGGGCGGCGGCGTCCCGGCCCGCGAGCGAGCGCAGGCGCTCCCGCGCGGCCGCGAGGTCCGTCTCGCTCGCGGCGACGACGGCGCGTGCCTCGTCCAGCAGCATCCGCCGACTGGTCGAGACGAAGCAGGCGAGGCCGGCGAGGGCAGCGCCGACGAGCGGGTCGAGTCGCATCCCGAGGGCGACGACGACGGCGACGACGCCCGCGGCGGCGAAGGGGACGAACAGTGCCGTGGCCACTCCGGCCAGTCGCGGGTGGGACCATTCGCGGTCCAGTGGGCCGAGCGCCCGGCCGAGCCACGCGACCGGGTGGAGGGACGCGGGGGGTTCGGCGACGAGGCGGTCCCCAACCGCGGCGAGGGCGACGCTCCCGGCGGCGAGGAGGGTCACGGCCCGCCCTCCAGCGCGTCGTCGAGGGCGGTCAGCGGTGTGTCGGACACGTCGACGAACCGTCCGCCGATG
This window encodes:
- a CDS encoding CobD/CbiB family cobalamin biosynthesis protein, whose protein sequence is MTLLAAGSVALAAVGDRLVAEPPASLHPVAWLGRALGPLDREWSHPRLAGVATALFVPFAAAGVVAVVVALGMRLDPLVGAALAGLACFVSTSRRMLLDEARAVVAASETDLAAARERLRSLAGRDAAALSAGEVRSAAVESAAENLSDGLVAPLAGFALLAPLSLPAAAGAAAWIKAVNTLDSTFGYRSVPMGWAPARLDDVVMWIPARTSAGLLAVAAGRPDALRRARPLARRPASPNAGWPMATLAVVLGVRLSKPGAYDLIEDRRSPDEEVRRTAGSRTRSGDSEASETPRAERDDVPQTTGRSPVSEAGDSRTGSDDLPTRAAAERGVAVVSRAGWLAFGLAAVGVIAAC